CGCAGGCTGCTGCATGGTCGCCGACCAGATCCCGCATCTCTCCCATCTTCACGCCCGCAACACCACGCTCGTCTTCGTGTCGAAAGCGCCGATTAGCGAGATCGCGGCGTTCCGAAAGCGCATGGGCTGGTCGATGCCCTGGTACGAGACACGGGACAGTTTCAACGCCGACTTCGACGTGTCTTCGGGGTTCGGCCTCAACGTTTTCTATCGCGATGGCGCGGACATCTACCGGACCTACTACACGACCGGTCGCGGGGTCGAGACGCTCGGCACGGTCTGGACTCTGCTCGACCTGACGCCCCTCGGCCGGCAGGAAGACTGGGAGGACGCGCCCGAAGGAACGCCGCAGACCAGACCGTACCAGTGGTGGCGGAGGCACGACGCGTATGACTGAGGCACGCCTCCAGCAGCTGAACGGCGACTCCGGGCCCACCATCACCGTCTTTGAGCGTTCGCCCGATGGCGGGAAGGGGCTGGCGCGCGACATGCGGGTGCGCTGGGCGCTCGAGGAAGTTGGCCAACCTTACGACGTGCGACCAGTGTCTTTCGCCGCGATGAAGCAACCCGCGCACAGGACCCTGCAGCCGTTCGGGCAGATCCCGACCTATGAGGAGGGCGACCTCGCGCTGTTTGAAACCGGCGCAATCGTCTTTCACATCGTCGATCGCCATAACGGTCTGCTCCCGCTGGATGCGACCGCGCGGGCACGGGCGATCAACTGGATGTTTGCCGCGCTCAGCACCATCGAACCCACGATCGTCGACCGGGAGGTCGTCCTCTATCTCGAACGGGACCAAAACTGGTTCGAGCAGCGCCTGACGCTTGTGGAGGACCGCATTCGCGCCAGGCTGACCGACCTGTCCAACCGCCTCGGCAATGCCGACTGGCTCGATGGCCGTTTCAGCGCCGGCGACCTGATGACGGCCGATGTTCTGCGCAGGCTGGGCGGATCGGGGCTGCTCGAAGAATATCCCAATCTCGCGGCCTATGTGGCCCGTGCCGAAGCGCGACCGGCCTTCAGACGCGCGTTCACTGCCCAGAGGGAATTCTTCAACGCTGCGGCGGAGCCGTAGCCAATCGTCGCCGTTGAAGGCGGCATAAACCGTAAGGGAGGAACTGACATGGAACCGACAATCTATCTTTTCTTC
This window of the Martelella lutilitoris genome carries:
- a CDS encoding DUF899 domain-containing protein; translation: MTGISDHETKMVSGVVRQTTSPHAWRNELADLRDAEKDLTRAQDRLAARRRRMPWTKVDGEYAFTGPEGTGTLADLFDDRRQLIVYHHMLKPADPSPCAGCCMVADQIPHLSHLHARNTTLVFVSKAPISEIAAFRKRMGWSMPWYETRDSFNADFDVSSGFGLNVFYRDGADIYRTYYTTGRGVETLGTVWTLLDLTPLGRQEDWEDAPEGTPQTRPYQWWRRHDAYD
- a CDS encoding glutathione S-transferase family protein codes for the protein MTEARLQQLNGDSGPTITVFERSPDGGKGLARDMRVRWALEEVGQPYDVRPVSFAAMKQPAHRTLQPFGQIPTYEEGDLALFETGAIVFHIVDRHNGLLPLDATARARAINWMFAALSTIEPTIVDREVVLYLERDQNWFEQRLTLVEDRIRARLTDLSNRLGNADWLDGRFSAGDLMTADVLRRLGGSGLLEEYPNLAAYVARAEARPAFRRAFTAQREFFNAAAEP